One genomic segment of Nonomuraea coxensis DSM 45129 includes these proteins:
- the frc gene encoding formyl-CoA transferase, whose product MMKALEGVRILDMTHVQSGPSCTQLLAWLGADVVKLEAPTGDITRQQLRDVPGVDSLYFTMLNCNKRSITLNMKSERGKQLFTELVKDADVLVENFGPGAVDRMGFPWERLQELNPRLIYASIKGFGAGRYATFKAYEVIAQAMGGSMSTTGFEDGPPLATGAQIGDSGTGIHAVSGILAALYQRERTGRGQRVQVAMQHAVLNLCRVKLRDQQRLAHGPLREYPNRTFGDEVPRSGNASGGGQPGWAVRCAPGGPNDYIYVIVQPVGWRPLSAIIGRPELAEDPEWATPEARLSKLDKMFQLIEEWTIRHDKWTVLDRLNAANVPCGPILSTRELVEDESLREEGIVVTVPHPERGDFVTVGSPLQLSDSPVEVRTPPLLGEHNEEIYGRLGVGTEELAELKANGVI is encoded by the coding sequence ATCATGAAAGCTCTCGAAGGCGTCCGCATCCTCGACATGACGCATGTCCAGTCCGGCCCCTCGTGCACCCAGCTGCTCGCCTGGCTCGGCGCGGACGTGGTCAAGCTGGAGGCCCCCACCGGCGACATCACCCGGCAGCAGCTGCGCGACGTGCCCGGCGTCGACAGCCTCTACTTCACGATGCTCAACTGCAACAAGCGCAGCATCACGCTCAACATGAAGAGCGAGCGCGGCAAGCAGCTCTTCACCGAGCTGGTGAAGGACGCCGACGTCCTGGTGGAGAACTTCGGGCCGGGCGCGGTGGACCGCATGGGCTTCCCCTGGGAGCGCCTCCAGGAGCTCAACCCGCGCCTGATCTACGCCTCGATCAAGGGCTTCGGCGCCGGCCGGTACGCGACGTTCAAGGCGTACGAGGTGATCGCCCAGGCGATGGGCGGCTCGATGAGCACCACCGGCTTCGAGGACGGCCCGCCGCTCGCGACCGGCGCCCAGATCGGCGACTCGGGCACCGGCATCCACGCCGTGTCCGGCATCCTTGCCGCCCTCTACCAGCGCGAGCGGACCGGGCGCGGGCAGCGCGTGCAGGTGGCCATGCAGCACGCCGTGCTGAACCTGTGCCGCGTCAAGCTGCGTGACCAGCAGCGCCTCGCGCACGGCCCGCTGCGGGAGTACCCCAACAGGACGTTCGGCGACGAGGTGCCGCGCTCGGGCAACGCGAGCGGCGGCGGCCAGCCGGGCTGGGCGGTGCGCTGCGCGCCCGGCGGTCCCAACGACTACATCTACGTGATCGTCCAGCCGGTGGGCTGGCGGCCGCTCTCGGCCATCATCGGCCGTCCCGAGCTGGCCGAGGACCCCGAGTGGGCGACGCCGGAGGCCCGGCTGTCCAAGCTGGACAAGATGTTCCAGCTCATCGAGGAGTGGACGATCCGCCACGACAAGTGGACGGTGCTGGACCGGCTCAACGCCGCGAACGTCCCCTGCGGGCCGATCCTGTCCACCAGGGAGCTGGTGGAGGACGAGAGCCTGCGCGAGGAGGGCATCGTCGTCACGGTGCCGCACCCCGAGCGCGGCGACTTCGTCACCGTCGGCAGCCCGTTGCAACTGTCCGACTCGCCGGTGGAGGTCCGCACCCCGCCCCTGCTCGGCGAGCACAACGAGGAGATCTACGGCCGGCTCGGCGTCGGCACCGAGGAGCTGGCCGAGCTCAAGGCGAACGGAGTCATCTGA